The proteins below come from a single Eucalyptus grandis isolate ANBG69807.140 chromosome 3, ASM1654582v1, whole genome shotgun sequence genomic window:
- the LOC120291893 gene encoding disease resistance protein RUN1-like, with the protein MRALDVFKIYMPIFSRDYASSSWCLREVAHMVDCEARSNGNKEILPVFYDVSPSDVRLRTERYRNAMTKHSKRFGAEEVKRWGDALVKVAELKGWDLKARGHGEAIKLIIREVLVKLKIKHKNVTNQLVGADDRVEDIMKLLDVDREGICFVSIHWMGGFGKTTLVKVLFNQLCSHFDDCCFLGNVRESSEKEGLVNLQKQIYSDILDSRFVDSIHDTGDEINQIGTRFRNKKVLIVLDDVDKEEQLEKLAGAQDWLGSGSRIIITTRNENTLRIVDGDTLWMHDHLKDLGRQIVQRECLHDPGEHSRVWICEEALDIVRIKQRKKKVQALILTRSHYKPLVIMDDVLSRLPNLRFLELEEGTFAGDFGDDFSKLRWISWYSPRPLDLEVANLSMKNLVVFEIIAGSITDDWSAWSLIKMAKNLKVLNLKGCEGITRTPDIFACFSLERLSFYNCINLVKIDPSIEKLKRLIYLNLKECLSLKDLPEEVGRYTQISILPETIGKLVKLLSVLILSTKIVELPDSIGNLKKLKVILMENTPIRKLPSTIGMLKNLEELHASDCEELRGEIPREIGALSSLKVLESSDAHIS; encoded by the exons ATGCGGGCTCTCGACGTGTTCAAGATCTACATGCCCATCTTCTCCAGGGACTACGCGTCGAGCTCGTGGTGCCTCCGCGAGGTTGCGCACATGGTGGACTGCGAGGCAAGGTCAAATGGGAATAAGGAGATCTTGCCGGTGTTCTACGACGTGTCGCCTTCGGATGTCAGGCTCAGGACTGAGCGGTACAGGAATGCCATGACCAAGCACAGCAAGAGGTTTGGGGCTGAGGAAGTGAAGAGGTGGGGGGATGCTCTTGTTAAAGTTGCTGAATTGAAGGGATGGGACCTCAAAGCGAGAGG GCATGGGGAAGCTATTAAATTGATCATCCGAGAGGTTTTGGTTAAGTTGAAGATAAAACATAAGAATGTGACAAATCAATTGGTTGGAGCGGATGATCGTGTTGAAGACATAATGAAGCTCTTGGATGTTGACCGTGAAGGCATTTGTTTTGTTAGTATTCACTGGATGGGCGGCTTTGGTAAAACAACTCTTGTTAAGGTTTTGTTCAACCAACTGTGTTCGCACTTTGATGATTGCTGCTTTCTTGGCAATGTTCGAGAATCATCTGAAAAAGAAGGCCTAGTAAATTTGCAGAAGCAAATATATTCCGACATTCTCGACTCTAGATTCGTGGACAGCATTCATGACACTGGTGATGAGATCAACCAGATCGGGACAAGATTTCGCAACAAAAAGGTCCTCATCGTTTTGGATGATGTGGATAAAGAAGAACAACTGGAGAAACTAGCAGGGGCACAAGATTGGCTTGGTTCAGGAAGTAGGATTATCATTACAACCAGGAATGAAAATACTTTAAGA ATTGTTGATGGTGATACATTATGGATGCATGACCATCTCAAAGATCTCGGGAGGCAAATTGTTCAGAGGGAGTGCTTACATGACCCGGGAGAGCATAGCAGGGTGTGGATTTGTGAGGAAGCTCTGGACATTGTAAGAATAAAGCAG agaaagaaaaaagttcagGCACTCATATTAACTAGAAGTCATTATAAACCACTTGTGATTATGGATGACGTGCTTAGTCGGTTGCCCAACCTAAGGTTCCTTGAATTAGAGGAGGGAACCTTTGCCGGAGACTTTGGGGATGATTTTTCGAAGTTAAGATGGATTTCTTGGTATTCTCCTAGGCCATTGGATCTTGAGGTAGCCAATCTATCTATGAAGAATTTGGTTGTCTTTGAGATCATTGCAGGCAGCATCACAGATGACTGGAGCGCATGGAGCCTAATCAAG ATGGCAAAGAATCTGAAAGTTCTAAACCTCAAAGGATGTGAAGGCATAACTAGAACACCGGACATCTTTGCATGCTTCAGTCTAGAGAGGCTGAGTTTCTATAATTGCATAAACTTGGTTAAGATTGACCCCTCCATTGAGAAGCTAAAGCGCCTGATTTACTTAAATCTTAAAGAGTGCCTCTCTCTTAAGGATTTGCCTGAAGAAGTTGGAAG GTACACACAAATTAGCATACTTCCAGAGACTATTGGGAAGCTTGTGAAACTCTTGTCTGTCCTTATTCTAAG TACTAAAATTGTTGAGTTGCCAGATTCGATTGGAAATctgaagaaattgaaagtgaTATTGATGGAAAATACTCCAATAAGGAAATTGCCTAGTACTATTGGAATGTTAAAGAATCTGGAAGAGCTACATGCCAGTGATTGTGAAGAATTAAGAGGTGAAATTCCGAGGGAAATTGGCGCATTGTCCTCTTTGAAAGTCCTCGAGTCGTCAGATGCCCATATATCTTGA